One Amia ocellicauda isolate fAmiCal2 chromosome 13, fAmiCal2.hap1, whole genome shotgun sequence genomic window, GGAAGCAACCAGCATGCGGCAAAAACAGGGATATGAACTGTACTCCCGAGGGTCCCATTTTCAAGGTGGGGCCCTTGTGTGGGTGTTCAACCTGAAACCATTAAAGGGCCGCTTGCCCAAGTTGGACAGTTTGTTAAAGTGTGTCTGCAGGGTGGGAGGTCCTGTGGATCCCCGGGGCTCCCTGTTCCAGAACCCAGGGATCTTGGCGTGTTTTGGGGGGGTCAGGGGTGAGGTCAAGGCGACACAATGATTGGAGGGAGGGAATCATGTGGGAGGGGTTATAAATAGCAATTACGGGGTGAGGGGGTTGGTTGGGGAAGAAGACGCTGTACAGACAGGGTGTTGTTCGAGCAGAAGCTGCATTAGCAACCAGAGCAAGTTTGCTGGTATTGAGACACAAGAGAATAGTGAATGTGTAGTTCTTGTGGGTTTATTGTTTTGGCGTGGGCTTGGCTAACAAAGCCTGTGGTGTGTAGAGACAGGGAAAAATAAATCCTACCTCTTATTTGCCAGATCACCTTGtcgttatttttttgttataataAGGGAAGGTAATTAGTTAATGCACTCGAAACGTTACATTGGTGTCGGAAGTGCGCGGTGTCAGGCCATTCACGGTGAAGAGATGGAAGAGCAGTGCGAGGGCGCGCTGTAATGACAAGGGGGAGTAGTGTAGTGATCTCGAGCTTCActaagaggcctgggccttttagtgatgtgATAAGATCGCTGTATTGTGGCATGGGATAACGGGGTTTGAGTCTCTGTCATGGCCAGATCCCCTGAGTTGTTAcaataccatctggcccaggtgatttgtttgtttttaattctgatagtccctttagtacctcctcctcatttatcctgatctctcttagggtttgactggactggttgttaacctgtggcatgttatcattttttcttttgtaaaaacctctgtgaaatactcagttAGAACATTTGCGatatcttgttcgttttccaagagaCTTTtattgccctttatctgtttcacttcctcctttattgatctCTTGCTATTGTAGTATTGAAAGCAATATAGCTTCATTTTTTAAGTTTTGGGGAATCCTTAATGGAATACATACACCACTTATTTGGAATACActaccaaaaaataaatgtcaaactTTTTGTTACACAGCCAATAAAATGTGATATTCAAACCTGGGGTACAGTCGATCAACTAACAAGCCTACATATTGAAACTTGTATATACACGTATTTCATGTAACTTGCAGGAAATCTTAtctgtattgtattttgcatttttgatAGACCTGTTATTTCCAACCCTGCTCACAGAGAACCCCAGTCAATAAGGTTTTATGTCAACTAGTGGTTTTAAAGTAAATCTTGGTCCTTTTCCACATTGGAAATGTTAGCCTGAAAACCAGAAGACCTAGTCGTTTCTCcagtgatgaagatgatgatgatgatgatgaagtgCAGACCTGGTTGCAGGATACAGAAATGCAGTGGGCTTCATATGACCTCATCTGATTATTACGATGTCATAAACCAGCCAGTGAGTTCTAGAATTCTGAGAGCACTAGAAAATAAAGTTACAAGCAAACATTCCACAGTAGTGAACCAGTCAATATGGAAGAGACATCCACTTCAACAAGTGTTCAGAGTTGCAGTATGGAGCGCACAATGAGTGCCAAGAACCGTACAGTATATAAAGATCTGTGGCTGAAggggcagctgtgtgatgtGGTAATGATGGTGGAAGGCACTGCATTCAATGCCCACAAGATCATCTTGTGTGGCAGCAGCAGCTATTTCCGGtgagcaatacaaatatatatatatatatatatatatatatatatatataacacttaCATTGTGTAACTTACGGCAACTGCTAGGTACCTGCAATGTTAACATGAAGTACCTAAAGCTATTGTAATATTAACACATATTTCTCTGGATGCTATTACAACTGTAGTGAAATTCAATTTAATGCATAATAAGGGTCTGATATTTCTGGCTAGGGAAGACAGACCCAAATAAGGGAATAACCGTTACCccaataattttgttttatttttttatatttctgaaAAGTTTTACTTCCAGCTGAACTCATTGTAACTGAAGCATTTGGTTTTTTAGACTACAAAAGAAAagttttctgtactttatcCTAGGCTGACACTGGGCCCATGCCAAACTATGACTAAAGATACAGTGGTGTGATATACTGTAAATGAAGAACCTTGACACACAGCATACTTACACTTCAGACAGGTCATTATTAATTTGCCTTTAAACTCTCACACAGAACATGTCAATTCAATCAGCTGTAGTATATCTAGTTTGATGACCCCAAACCCAAAAGTTATATGAatcacagcccagcacagagcAAGACATTGATTGGTTCCTATaatctgaaacagaaacagtggGAGTTCaatacagtataataataataataataataataataataataataataataataataataataataataataataataaaataataaaactttattttctatAGCGCCTTTAAAAGTTGCATCACAAAGTGCTTTACaagaaaaaatttaaaatacattgaaatatatatatatttttaaattaaattaaaaaaaaaataattcccATCCAGaactaatgaaaaacaaatagtgtAAGGTAAGGGTTTGATATGCTAAGCCCTCACATGtccctgctgtgctgtgtgcagaacagaaaataaagactCTTTGTATGGCAGTATGATCAATATTTTTACAATCCCGATACTACAGAATTTATATAGATGAAACAGAATGGAATATTAAAACGTATAAAAGGAAAGCCCAAGATCTAGGACTCTGCTGCACAAGGGGCTCTCACATGtccctgctgtgctgtgtgattTGTGGAGTCCCAGGATTCCCCCGTCCCCAACTCAAGTGGAGAGGGGGACTGAGGAAGAAGTTGTTTGTCTTGCCCTCACAGAGTCCTGTTCACCGGGAGCTGGAGTAACACAGACAGGAGGGAGTACAGCATCCCCGGCGTCTCCCCAGAGATGATGAAACTCCTCATCCAGTATGCCTACACCCGTGCTGTACCCATCACCAATGACAACGTACAGGAGCTGCTAGTAGCGGCCGACCAGTTTGCAGTGCTGGGCCTCCTGCAGGACTGCTGCAACTTCCTGGAGTCTCAGCTGTGCCTTGAGAATTGCATTGGCATCTGGCACTATGCAAAATTTTACTTCTGCTCCGAGCTCCAGTCAGCGGCCCACCGTTACATCCTGCGCCACTTTGAGCACTTGGTCGAGGCTTCCGATGAATTCCTGGAGCTCTCCCTGGACCAGCTGCTCAACATCATTGAGAAGGATGACCTCAATGTCAAGCAGGAGTATGTGGTCTTCGAGGCCATCCTGTGCTGGATCGACCACACACCCAGTGAGCGACGCGGCCACATCTCCGTCCTGCTGCCCAAGGTCAGTCTGAGAAGGAGCATcattttcttaatattttgATCTTTATATGTGAATTGGAGATAAATGTGATAGGGATGACATATGCTACAGACCGGCACCAAATGTGCTCCTGCCTGGTGTTTGGGAATCACTGatttaacagaaataaacaaaaagaagcTGTATCAATGCAGCCCTCTGTAAAATCAAGGTCtatgaaaagtattttttagttttattaaatAGATCCAGGCTTTTCCAAAGTGATTCAGATAAGAGTCAGCCAGTTAAATTATCTGTGCCGAAACTGACTcccacactgcagtcaaagATAGGTCTCACatgatatttaaaattatttatttgacatgAAAATTATGTGTGCTTCGACCATTAAGGTCAGCACTGTTACAACAAAGGCGCGTTCTTCAATAGTTaaattgttcagtttttttaaatgcactgaATGTGACCTCTGATCTCTTCAGACACAATAGAAAGTATTGGGGTAACTTAAAATCCTCGAAGGGGCTTAAGCATAAAGAAAACAGAATCCCTGTAGAGGTCAAATTTAAGAGTGAAGatgggttaaggttagggtaaATCCTGCCTGCTTGTCAGACTTTGATCTCTAACTTGTTTGTGATCACCATCATCATCCTGTGATCCCTTCATACGTCGAGATGATCAGAAATCATAGCCGTGTCTTTGATTGTGCTTGGCCTTCTCCTCTCCACTGTACATTGTCTGGTTTCACAAGATGCCCAGCTGATCTTGCAGTGTCTGCTGTGTACATTAGAGGTGTCCGTTCACTGTAGAGGAACTGACCAGCGGGCCTCatccatttattttcttccttgtcTTGTAGGTGCGGATGGCACTCATGGAATCACAGCACATTGCCAAAGTCAGGGACAACGAGCTGGTGAAACAGACCAACGAGTGCAAGGCCACAGTCATCAATGCGCTCAATGCCAGGAATGACTGCATCATGAATGGCCCCTCCGACTCTGACTTCCTCAAACTCATGACCCGGCCGCGGCTACCCTGTGACATCATGTTGTCAATTGGGGGCTGGAGTGTGGGCAACCCGACCAATGCCATGGAGGCGTATGATGCCAGGGCTGGCCGCTGGTTGAATGTCACCATCCCGGAGGAGAGCCCACGGGCGTATCACGGGGCCGCCTACCTCAATGGCTGGGTGTACTGCGTGGGCGGCTTTGATGGCATGAATCACTTTAACAGCGTGCGGAAGTTCGATCCTGTGGCCCACACTTGGCACGAGGTGGCACCCATGCACTCCCGGCGCTGCTACGTCAGCGTGGTCGTGCTGGATGGCTTCATCTATGCCATGGGCGGCTTTGATGGATATGTAAGGGTCAACACGGCTGAGCGCTATGAGCCCGAGACCAACCAGTGGACCCTGATCGCACCCATGCATGAGCAGAGGAGCGATGCCAGCGCCACCACCCTGCACGGCAAGGTGAGTGGCCTCCCTGTGGCGCTGTGACATCAGCCAGCGCTCACAGGACATGGGGTGTGGTCTAGTCTCAGTCATGAAAGGGCCACCATGTTTCAGAGCAGGGATGAGAAACTCAGATCCTGGGGCAACTGTGGTGTCTTCTAGAACTCTAATATATTATCtattatatatttcattttctctAACTGGCTTATGCAAgagaattgtttttgttgttatcatTGATGGCCTTAAGTTACAGTATTACAGGCACAGACAGGACTTTTTGGAGGCTGACCAGAAGTATTCAATTGATCCAGTTCACCACCTATGAAGATGCTGGGAGTTGGGTAGAAACGCAGAAGACACTGTGGTCCTCCAGGAACTGATTTTGACTGTCCTTGTTTGAATCACGAAGGATGAATtggggaaaagaaacattaaattGATCTAATTAAGGAAATCATTTATCTAATGAAGTAATGACCagctcaggtggaatgaaaagaagaaaactcTCTCTTATTCCAGTCCTTGTAGTCTTATTACTCCTCATTAAGTCCCTGGATTGTTAAGTCACTGAGCAACAACAGATGAGACAGGGCTCACAGGCAAAGCAATCCCCAAAGAGTCTCCATACACAGAGAGAACAGTGCTTTACAGGAGGACAGAGAAGAATACACTTTTGCATTGTCATTCAAACACACCAGATTTTGTCCAGGCAGTATTCTGGGCTGAGCCTTTAAATGTGAGTGACTGCAAAAGCAGAAGCTCAGAAGTTTCACTggctgtgtttacatgctggtGTGTAACTCATGAGGGTAGAGGTGCTAGCATGGCTTATTTAAGGTAGTTATGGCAATTCTCTGCTTCAAAATGACAGAACTCTCCTTCCTTGCATGGGTTCAGATACTTGCCTTGCTTCCTCCCTGGCTAGGTGTACATATGTGGGGGCTTCAGCGGGAACGAGTGTCACTTCACAGCAGAAACGTACAGCCCAGAGACTAACCAGTGGACCATGATCGCCCCCATGACAAGCAGGCGCAGCGGAGTGGGCGTGATCGCCTATGAGGACCTCGTGTACGCGGTGAGGACTCCCTGCAAGAAGTCAGCACAAACACTGATAGCATGATGGGGGACAGGGGGTTATATTACAGCTACCAGTGCAGGTCTTTGGCAAAACCTGCTTTTGATTATATACCTGAGTTGTCAAACTAAAGCCTTCAATCCTATTCAGTTAAACATGTGATTCCTGTTAAACAGATATATTCTAAATGACACAGCAGCATTCTGGTGGCTTGGTCTTGCACATAATTCAGAACCTGACACAAATGGCATGCACTTATATTCAGTATGTATACTATATGATATCCGTATGCCGTGCTATAGGATAACTGAACTAAACTCTGCTATTGCAGGGGCGCTTATTGTAATgccttgtgttattgttatttttgttgttgctattattattattatcataaaaATACAAGCAAAACTAAGACATTTAAAGAGCCCTCACATCTTGACCCACTCCTAAACTGGAGTTCCaaatccaaaaataaaaaaatctgtccTGATTTGTGTGAtttctgacctctgacctctgacctctgacctccaaCCCCTGTGGCAGGTGGGCGGCTTTGACGGGTTGCACCGGCTGCAGAGTGTTGAGGCCTACAACCCGCTGACAAACAGCTGGCGCCTGATGCCCAGCATGTACAACCCACGCAGCAACTTTGGCATTGAGGTGGTGGACAACCTCCTGTTCGTGGTGGGCGGCTTCAATGGCTCAGCCACCACCCCCGATGTGGAGTACTATGACAGAGAGACCAATCAGTGGTTTGACACCGACGACATGGGCATCTTCCGCAGCGCACTCAGCTGCTG contains:
- the LOC136766716 gene encoding kelch-like protein 10 — encoded protein: MERTMSAKNRTVYKDLWLKGQLCDVVMMVEGTAFNAHKIILCGSSSYFRVLFTGSWSNTDRREYSIPGVSPEMMKLLIQYAYTRAVPITNDNVQELLVAADQFAVLGLLQDCCNFLESQLCLENCIGIWHYAKFYFCSELQSAAHRYILRHFEHLVEASDEFLELSLDQLLNIIEKDDLNVKQEYVVFEAILCWIDHTPSERRGHISVLLPKVRMALMESQHIAKVRDNELVKQTNECKATVINALNARNDCIMNGPSDSDFLKLMTRPRLPCDIMLSIGGWSVGNPTNAMEAYDARAGRWLNVTIPEESPRAYHGAAYLNGWVYCVGGFDGMNHFNSVRKFDPVAHTWHEVAPMHSRRCYVSVVVLDGFIYAMGGFDGYVRVNTAERYEPETNQWTLIAPMHEQRSDASATTLHGKVYICGGFSGNECHFTAETYSPETNQWTMIAPMTSRRSGVGVIAYEDLVYAVGGFDGLHRLQSVEAYNPLTNSWRLMPSMYNPRSNFGIEVVDNLLFVVGGFNGSATTPDVEYYDRETNQWFDTDDMGIFRSALSCCVVPGLPNVADYIAPRVALLPGSQ